One segment of Marinobacter sediminum DNA contains the following:
- a CDS encoding biotin-dependent carboxyltransferase family protein has protein sequence MTINVISAGIATTIQDLGRPGYYHLGIPMGGAMDRLALKTANLLVGNDEGAAGLESVFVGPELEFTQDVTVAVCGAELPPKVDGEARDTWTAFTVKAGQVLSFDFLKSGARIYIAISGGITTPMHLGSRSTYAIGALGGVNGRPVQPGDSLPLGKSSKTVKDGLSVPKALRRGPSSPAEIRVLPGLYWHRITEQAQKNFFEDTWKVANEADRMGYRFQGGRKLEFVEREQPFSAGADPSNITDACYPYGSIQVPSGSEPIVLHRDAVSGGGYFMLGAVISADMDLIGQLQPNTPVRFVKVDMEAALAARKEQATIMDEIREVLS, from the coding sequence ATGACCATTAATGTTATCTCAGCCGGTATTGCCACCACGATCCAGGACCTGGGACGGCCGGGCTATTATCATCTTGGTATTCCCATGGGTGGGGCGATGGATCGTCTAGCGCTCAAAACCGCCAACCTGCTTGTTGGCAACGATGAGGGAGCAGCCGGGCTCGAATCCGTATTCGTCGGGCCGGAACTTGAATTCACCCAGGATGTGACCGTCGCCGTCTGCGGCGCAGAATTGCCACCGAAAGTGGATGGCGAGGCTCGTGACACCTGGACCGCCTTTACGGTGAAAGCCGGCCAGGTGCTGTCCTTCGATTTTCTGAAATCCGGCGCGCGAATCTACATTGCCATTTCCGGCGGCATCACCACCCCCATGCACCTTGGCAGTCGCTCGACCTATGCCATTGGCGCGCTCGGCGGTGTTAACGGCCGCCCTGTCCAGCCCGGCGATTCGCTGCCGCTCGGCAAAAGCAGCAAAACGGTCAAAGACGGATTATCGGTACCCAAAGCGCTACGCCGTGGCCCGTCCAGCCCGGCCGAGATACGTGTGCTGCCCGGGCTTTACTGGCATCGAATTACTGAACAGGCCCAGAAGAATTTTTTTGAGGATACCTGGAAAGTCGCCAACGAAGCCGACCGCATGGGTTATCGATTTCAGGGCGGGCGCAAACTTGAGTTTGTGGAACGTGAACAGCCGTTCAGTGCCGGCGCCGACCCGTCCAACATCACCGACGCCTGTTATCCCTACGGATCAATACAGGTACCCAGCGGATCCGAGCCGATCGTACTGCACCGTGATGCAGTGTCGGGTGGGGGGTATTTCATGTTAGGTGCCGTTATTTCGGCCGACATGGACTTGATCGGCCAGTTGCAGCCGAATACGCCCGTTCGGTTCGTGAAAGTGGATATGGAAGCGGCCCTTGCCGCGCGCAAGGAGCAGGCGACCATCATGGATGAGATTCGCGAAGTATTGAGCTAA
- a CDS encoding 5-oxoprolinase subunit B family protein, whose translation MSSRYTFGGDEHVFVEVDEEMSLEAFFVSLSMTNAVRKANIKGVTEICPANASFQIKFDPDVIHPDDMMKELKRLEAEAEQGDNVLETRIIEVPVYYQDPWTHDTLMRFRERHQDPSGTDIEYAASINGYDSVEKFIEAHSGAPWFVSMVGFVSGLPFLYQMVDRSRQIQVPKYLSPRTDTPRQTVGYGGSFSCIYSVRGAGGYQMFGITPMPIFDPEQNVPYLKDFMVFFKPGDIVRFKPINREEYDAAIAQVQAGEFMPRMRNVRFSLSEFNADMDGTNAKLMEALYDH comes from the coding sequence ATGAGTAGTCGATACACATTTGGCGGCGATGAGCATGTTTTCGTAGAAGTCGACGAAGAAATGTCGCTTGAGGCATTCTTTGTCTCACTGTCCATGACCAACGCTGTGCGCAAGGCCAACATCAAGGGCGTTACCGAAATCTGCCCGGCCAACGCCTCGTTCCAGATCAAGTTTGATCCGGATGTGATTCACCCCGACGACATGATGAAGGAATTGAAGCGACTGGAAGCCGAGGCAGAGCAGGGCGACAATGTCCTGGAAACGCGCATTATCGAAGTTCCCGTCTATTATCAGGATCCCTGGACGCACGATACGCTGATGCGGTTTCGCGAACGCCATCAGGACCCTAGCGGGACCGACATCGAATACGCAGCATCAATCAATGGCTATGACAGCGTAGAGAAATTCATTGAGGCGCATTCCGGAGCACCCTGGTTCGTCTCAATGGTCGGTTTTGTATCCGGTCTGCCGTTTCTTTATCAGATGGTCGACCGGTCGCGTCAGATCCAGGTACCAAAATACCTTAGCCCGCGCACCGACACACCACGGCAGACAGTTGGCTATGGGGGCAGTTTCTCCTGCATCTATTCCGTTCGCGGCGCCGGCGGCTACCAGATGTTCGGCATTACCCCGATGCCGATCTTCGACCCTGAGCAGAATGTTCCCTATCTCAAAGACTTCATGGTCTTCTTCAAGCCGGGGGACATCGTCAGGTTTAAGCCAATCAACCGGGAAGAGTATGACGCGGCGATTGCCCAAGTGCAGGCGGGTGAATTCATGCCCCGCATGCGAAACGTTCGCTTTTCGCTAAGCGAATTCAATGCCGATATGGACGGTACCAACGCCAAGTTGATGGAGGCCCTGTATGACCATTAA